Proteins encoded by one window of Primulina huaijiensis isolate GDHJ02 chromosome 1, ASM1229523v2, whole genome shotgun sequence:
- the LOC140964336 gene encoding uncharacterized protein — MEFKAILIGTLLLFIIVVAPSFSAGKLQVKSKESDVYDIDYRGPETHTYLPPPNLAADQPNVDTIAGMAHHGSRVREVQKHEKNFRG; from the exons ATGGAGTTTAAGGCTATACTCATAGGAACACTGCTTCTCTTTATCATCGTCGTGGCACCGAGTTTCTCCGCAG GGAAATTGCAAGTGAAAAGTAAGGAATCTGacgtttatgatattgattatcgAGGCCCAGAGACTCACACATATCTCCCGCCACCAAATCTGGCTGCGGATCAGCCCAATGTCGACACAATAGCAGGCATGGCTCACCATGGGTCGAGAGTTCGAGAGGTCCAAAAACAT gagaagaattttcGAGGCTGA
- the LOC140972657 gene encoding uncharacterized protein, whose product MLALSKPISSPSRTDKFPPPLLKFLRSNVGSRSRGRSRTSPIFYTRSRKIDAGVGENIQEPSSPKVTCIGQVRVRRSAVSKAEKPLGAAVSRRSWWWVKKALFGEKNFTLSCCGKRSFRRVFCKWGLFFRSGYCKKVDAAEDSFRTYSDQKSEYYEYFGAGVQEFKRDFLESPSSPPKNALILTRCRSAPYRSSSLGGRFWSSPLPEKGYENEPQNEAKSEELKEPGYENSLESVKESENSASIEHDSEEIPGNSLHPLLLTRCKSEPARTGTRLDPEATLWRQRKSGA is encoded by the coding sequence ATGCTAGCTTTATCGAAGCCGATATCAAGTCCGAGCAGGACAGACAAATTTCCGCCGCCGTTGCTGAAATTCTTGAGGAGCAATGTGGGGAGCAGAAGCCGAGGAAGATCGCGCACAAGCCCCATCTTCTACACGCGCAGCAGGAAAATTGATGCTGGTGTTGGTGAAAATATTCAGGAACCATCTTCCCCGAAAGTCACCTGCATTGGCCAAGTTCGAGTCCGCCGCTCAGCCGTGTCGAAGGCCGAGAAACCCCTCGGAGCCGCGGTTAGCCGCCGCTCCTGGTGGTGGGTCAAGAAAGCCCTTTTCGGTGAAAAGAATTTCACGCTATCATGCTGCGGAAAGAGGTCATTCAGAAGGGTTTTCTGCAAGTGGGGCTTGTTTTTCAGGTCTGGCTACTGCAAGAAAGTCGACGCCGCGGAGGATTCCTTCAGGACTTATTCTGATCAGAAAAGCGAATATTACGAATATTTCGGAGCTGGGGTGCAAGAATTTAAGAgggattttcttgaatctccATCCTCTCCACCAAAAAATGCTTTAATCTTGACAAGGTGTAGATCTGCGCCTTACAGATCTTCTTCACTGGGTGGCAGATTTTGGAGCTCTCCGTTACCTGAAAAAGGATACGAAAACGAGCCACAGAATGAGGCAAAATCGGAGGAACTGAAGGAGCCCGGATACGAAAATAGTCTAGAAAGCGTAAAGGAATCGGAAAACTCGGCGAGTATTGAGCATGACTCAGAGGAAATTCCAGGAAACTCCCTGCACCCATTACTTCTCACAAGATGTAAATCGGAACCTGCAAGAACAGGGACAAGGCTTGATCCAGAAGCAACTCTGTGGAGGCAGAGAAAATCAGGGGCATAA